The Pseudomonas orientalis genome contains a region encoding:
- the pvdM gene encoding pyoverdine-tailoring dipeptidase-like protein PvdM, with amino-acid sequence MTKPRSKKALYIGLPLALAVAAGAGFLVWDHWFKGNAGYPLEVIKQANEMQDRLLSFDSHITVPMDFGTAGNEADKDGSGQFDLAKAARGRLSGAALTIFGWPEIWNGPNAPHKPTDGFVEEARHEQEVRYTIISGMVRDFPNQVGIAYTPDDMRRLHGEGKFAIFISMLNAYPLGNDLNQLDLWAARGMRMFGFSYIGNNAWSDSSRPLPFFNDTTDALEGLSPIGQQAVQRLNDLGVIIDVSQMSTKALEQVAQLSRTPMVASHSAPRASVDIPRNLSDKELQLIKRSGGVVQVVGFPAYLRPLSQPTQDKLNALRARFDLPPLPNLAMALMPGDAIIAAWPEQRFGQYASELYAILEEEPKATLKDWGDAIDYTVRKIGIDHVGIASDFNDGGGLQGWENVGEVRNVTAELIQRGYSEADIAKLWGGNFLRVWEQVQKAAKPLVHQEVSP; translated from the coding sequence ATGACAAAACCACGTTCGAAAAAGGCGCTGTATATCGGCTTGCCGCTGGCACTGGCGGTCGCTGCCGGGGCCGGCTTTCTGGTCTGGGATCATTGGTTCAAGGGCAACGCCGGCTACCCGCTGGAGGTGATCAAGCAGGCCAATGAAATGCAGGATCGCCTGTTGTCATTCGACAGCCATATCACCGTGCCCATGGATTTTGGCACCGCCGGCAATGAAGCCGACAAGGATGGCAGCGGCCAGTTCGACCTGGCCAAAGCGGCGCGCGGCCGATTATCCGGCGCGGCCCTGACCATTTTCGGCTGGCCGGAAATCTGGAACGGCCCCAACGCCCCGCACAAACCCACCGACGGTTTTGTCGAGGAAGCCCGCCATGAGCAGGAGGTGCGCTACACAATCATCTCCGGCATGGTCCGCGACTTCCCCAACCAGGTGGGCATCGCCTACACCCCGGACGACATGCGCCGCCTGCACGGCGAGGGCAAGTTCGCGATCTTTATCAGCATGCTCAACGCCTACCCGCTGGGCAATGACCTGAACCAGCTGGACCTGTGGGCGGCACGCGGCATGCGCATGTTCGGCTTCAGCTACATCGGCAATAACGCCTGGTCAGACTCGTCGCGCCCGCTGCCGTTTTTCAATGACACCACCGACGCCCTCGAGGGCCTGTCGCCCATCGGCCAGCAAGCGGTGCAGCGCCTCAATGACCTGGGGGTGATCATCGACGTGTCGCAGATGTCGACCAAGGCCCTGGAACAGGTCGCGCAGTTGAGCCGTACACCGATGGTAGCGTCCCACTCGGCCCCCCGGGCGTCGGTGGACATCCCGCGCAACCTCAGCGACAAGGAACTGCAACTGATCAAGCGCAGCGGCGGCGTGGTGCAGGTGGTGGGCTTTCCCGCCTACCTGCGCCCCCTGAGCCAGCCGACCCAGGACAAGCTCAACGCCCTGCGCGCCCGCTTCGACTTGCCGCCGCTGCCGAACCTGGCGATGGCCTTGATGCCGGGCGATGCGATCATCGCCGCGTGGCCCGAACAGCGCTTCGGCCAGTACGCCAGCGAGCTGTACGCGATTCTCGAGGAAGAACCCAAGGCGACCCTCAAGGACTGGGGCGATGCCATCGACTACACCGTGCGCAAGATCGGCATCGACCACGTCGGCATCGCGTCGGACTTCAACGACGGCGGTGGCCTGCAGGGCTGGGAGAACGTTGGCGAAGTGCGCAACGTCACCGCCGAACTGATCCAGCGCGGTTATTCCGAAGCCGATATCGCCAAGCTGTGGGGAGGCAACTTCCTGCGCGTGTGGGAGCAGGTCCAGAAAGCCGCCAAACCCTTGGTCCATCAAGAAGTCAGCCCATGA
- a CDS encoding PvdJ/PvdD/PvdP-like protein translates to MTISRRGFIAGLALTGAAVPAAFYAHRELTREEEFPVTPGEATVDLADTQGQHLANALRGVWSLRLEGRDAGLKGLPSQGLELLLDIAPRGRGLRGYLDTAENLRTDGEPRYRVLGDLLTGEGALLYWRLIDRDSAAGIPAYEFKMTLDEVWADFGNAGSGTLSGQILDLERPLALTERDNRFIAHKQLFPEARQRIGLNPTLLAWLIAPEHRLFHQLWHATRDQWHKLSEEKREALRGIGWQPGPRGRERDARGKLKDRNGSGIDFFFMHRHMLGTARSMQDLPSWPHFPEPQPALERDRLGFVRYFDNHDGFALPPCWSAPDDADYTQWVSDIKAAETYHSNFQVWESQYRDPRYLARLTLGQLGSEMELGLHDWLHMRWASVPRDPSNGAPVPFARDPADFAPRWYAPENDFLGDPFSSHVNPVFWHFHGWIDDRIEDWFRAHERFHPGEVTRLEVNGVAWFAAGRWVEVGDPWLGPDTHGCSTTPGLQQGRSMEMDPEIMKLALRITFGADEELLKGLFKRVPQRPWYARHLKVKREG, encoded by the coding sequence ATGACGATCTCTCGACGTGGGTTCATCGCAGGCCTGGCGCTGACCGGCGCGGCGGTGCCCGCGGCCTTTTACGCCCATCGCGAGCTGACACGGGAAGAAGAATTCCCGGTCACCCCCGGCGAAGCCACGGTGGACCTCGCCGACACCCAGGGCCAGCACCTGGCGAACGCCTTGCGCGGTGTGTGGAGTCTGCGTCTGGAAGGCCGCGATGCCGGCCTCAAAGGCTTGCCGTCGCAAGGCCTGGAGCTGCTGCTGGATATCGCCCCCCGTGGCCGTGGCTTGCGCGGTTATCTGGACACTGCCGAGAACCTGCGCACCGACGGCGAGCCGCGCTACCGCGTATTGGGCGATCTGCTGACGGGCGAGGGCGCCTTGCTCTACTGGCGGCTGATCGACCGCGATTCGGCGGCGGGTATCCCGGCCTATGAATTCAAGATGACCCTCGATGAAGTCTGGGCTGACTTCGGCAATGCCGGCAGCGGCACCCTCAGTGGGCAGATCCTCGACCTTGAACGGCCCCTGGCTTTGACCGAGCGCGACAACCGATTCATCGCCCACAAACAGCTGTTCCCCGAAGCCCGTCAGCGTATCGGCCTCAACCCGACCCTGCTGGCCTGGCTGATTGCCCCCGAACATCGCCTGTTTCACCAGCTGTGGCATGCCACCCGCGACCAATGGCACAAGCTGTCCGAAGAAAAGCGCGAGGCCTTGCGCGGCATCGGCTGGCAACCCGGGCCGCGTGGCCGGGAGCGCGATGCTCGGGGCAAGCTCAAGGACCGTAACGGCTCGGGCATCGACTTTTTCTTCATGCACCGCCATATGCTTGGGACTGCCCGCTCCATGCAGGACCTGCCGTCGTGGCCGCACTTTCCCGAGCCCCAGCCGGCGCTGGAGCGTGATCGGTTGGGCTTCGTGCGTTACTTCGACAACCACGACGGGTTTGCGCTGCCGCCGTGCTGGTCGGCGCCGGACGACGCCGATTACACCCAGTGGGTCAGCGACATCAAGGCGGCCGAGACCTACCACAGTAATTTCCAGGTGTGGGAATCCCAATACCGCGACCCACGCTACCTGGCCAGGCTGACCCTGGGCCAATTGGGCTCGGAGATGGAGCTGGGCCTGCACGACTGGTTGCACATGCGCTGGGCTTCTGTGCCGCGCGACCCGTCCAACGGCGCGCCGGTGCCGTTTGCCAGGGATCCTGCGGATTTTGCGCCGCGCTGGTACGCACCGGAGAACGACTTTCTCGGCGATCCGTTTTCATCCCACGTGAACCCGGTGTTCTGGCACTTCCACGGCTGGATCGACGACCGCATCGAAGACTGGTTTCGCGCCCACGAGCGGTTCCATCCGGGCGAGGTCACCCGGCTTGAGGTCAACGGCGTAGCCTGGTTTGCAGCGGGACGCTGGGTTGAAGTCGGCGACCCCTGGCTCGGCCCGGACACCCACGGGTGCAGTACCACGCCGGGGTTGCAGCAGGGGCGCTCGATGGAAATGGACCCGGAAATCATGAAACTCGCCCTGCGCATCACCTTTGGCGCCGATGAGGAACTGCTCAAGGGCCTGTTCAAGCGCGTGCCGCAACGACCCTGGTATGCGCGGCATTTGAAGGTCAAGCGCGAAGGGTAA
- a CDS encoding pirin family protein, with product MLTLRRASERGAANHGWLKSFHTFSFANYWNPGEQGFSDLLVINDDRVAAGKGFGQHPHRDMEIFSYVLEGALEHKDTLGTGSVIRPGDVQLMSAGSGVAHSEFNHSHRLGVHFLQIWIVPNEAGAKPRYQQEHFSEAQKRGRLQLIISPDGADGSLNVRQDARVYAGLFDGDESAQMDLPPDRYAYIHVARGSVELNGQRLQEGDGVRVRDERQIRLSQGTDAEVLVFDLRPNELPQMP from the coding sequence ATGCTGACCCTTCGCAGAGCTTCCGAACGCGGCGCCGCCAATCACGGTTGGTTGAAGTCGTTCCACACCTTCTCCTTCGCCAACTACTGGAACCCCGGGGAACAGGGTTTTTCCGACCTGCTGGTGATCAATGATGACCGCGTCGCCGCCGGCAAAGGCTTCGGCCAGCACCCGCACCGTGACATGGAGATTTTCTCCTATGTGCTCGAAGGCGCCCTGGAACACAAGGACACCCTGGGCACCGGCTCGGTGATCCGCCCCGGCGATGTGCAATTGATGAGCGCCGGCAGCGGCGTGGCCCACAGCGAGTTCAACCACAGCCACCGCCTGGGCGTGCACTTCCTGCAAATCTGGATCGTGCCCAATGAAGCCGGGGCCAAGCCGCGCTATCAGCAGGAGCACTTCAGCGAGGCGCAAAAACGCGGCCGCCTGCAGTTGATCATCTCGCCGGACGGCGCCGACGGTTCGTTGAATGTTCGCCAGGATGCGCGGGTGTATGCCGGGCTGTTCGATGGCGATGAAAGCGCGCAAATGGACTTGCCGCCGGATCGCTACGCCTACATCCATGTAGCGCGCGGCAGCGTCGAGCTCAATGGCCAGCGCTTGCAGGAAGGCGACGGTGTGCGCGTACGGGACGAGCGCCAGATTCGCCTCAGCCAAGGCACTGACGCCGAGGTGCTGGTATTTGACCTGCGCCCCAATGAGCTGCCGCAGATGCCATGA
- a CDS encoding GlxA family transcriptional regulator, which yields MKTVAMALFPDFLLLDMAGPLEVFSIANRYLPVADHYRILTIGTEPGPLRASNGVTVQTDLLLEQAQDAYDVLLVPGGPGAYNECHPALLPWLKAMAPRARRFGSICTGAFVLGHAGLLDGHRVTTHWHYTERLIKAFPNAIVETDRIYLQDRRLITSGGVTAGIDLALSIVAQDHGKQVAVDVAKVLLVVMKRQGGQAQFSPMTAAVAPQETAITRVQHHVLAHLDQPFTIESMAELAGMSARHFARLFAREVQMTPMAFLQGARIDRARQLLETTDLPLKTVAFHAGFGSVRHMRFLFSEKLGLNPTQYRQQFS from the coding sequence ATGAAAACCGTGGCCATGGCGCTGTTTCCGGACTTCCTGCTGCTTGACATGGCCGGGCCGCTTGAAGTGTTTTCGATTGCCAACCGCTACCTGCCGGTGGCCGACCACTACCGGATCCTCACCATCGGCACCGAGCCCGGGCCGTTGCGCGCCTCCAATGGCGTCACGGTGCAGACCGACCTGCTGCTGGAGCAGGCCCAGGACGCCTATGACGTGCTGCTGGTGCCTGGCGGTCCAGGGGCCTATAACGAATGCCATCCAGCGCTGCTGCCCTGGCTCAAGGCGATGGCGCCCCGGGCGCGGCGTTTCGGTTCGATCTGCACCGGCGCCTTTGTGCTCGGACACGCCGGCTTGCTCGACGGGCACCGCGTGACCACTCACTGGCATTACACCGAGCGCTTGATCAAGGCGTTCCCCAATGCCATCGTCGAGACCGATCGCATCTACTTGCAGGACCGGCGCCTGATCACCTCGGGTGGCGTCACGGCCGGTATCGACCTGGCCCTGTCGATTGTCGCCCAGGACCATGGCAAGCAAGTGGCGGTGGATGTGGCCAAGGTGTTGCTGGTGGTGATGAAACGCCAGGGTGGCCAGGCCCAGTTCAGCCCGATGACCGCCGCCGTGGCGCCCCAGGAAACCGCGATCACCCGGGTGCAGCACCATGTGCTGGCCCATCTCGACCAACCGTTTACCATCGAGTCGATGGCCGAACTGGCCGGCATGAGTGCGCGTCACTTTGCGCGCCTGTTCGCCAGGGAGGTGCAAATGACGCCCATGGCGTTCCTGCAAGGCGCACGCATCGACCGTGCCCGGCAGTTGCTGGAAACCACCGACCTGCCGCTCAAGACCGTGGCTTTCCACGCAGGCTTCGGCAGCGTGCGGCACATGCGCTTTCTGTTCAGTGAAAAGCTCGGCCTGAACCCTACTCAATACCGACAACAGTTCAGTTAG